One Roseomonas sp. OT10 DNA window includes the following coding sequences:
- the pyrH gene encoding UMP kinase, translated as MTAPTYKRVLLKVSGEALMGARDYGLDNATVAAIAQDVKGVVELGTEVCLVIGGGNIFRGIAGAASGMDRAQADGMGMLATVMNALAMQSALEKIGVVTRVQSAVPMASVCEPFIRRRAIRHMEKGRVVIFAGGTGNPFFTTDTAAALRAAEMGCDALLKGTQVDGIYAADPRKNPQAERYDTLTYLDVLARDLAVMDAAAISLARENKLPIIVFNIHEPGAFTAVMRGEGRFTTVVEH; from the coding sequence ATGACTGCCCCGACCTACAAGCGCGTGCTCCTGAAGGTTTCCGGGGAGGCGCTGATGGGCGCCCGGGACTACGGGCTGGACAATGCCACGGTGGCTGCCATCGCCCAGGACGTGAAGGGCGTGGTGGAGCTGGGGACCGAGGTCTGCCTGGTCATCGGCGGCGGCAACATCTTCCGCGGCATCGCCGGCGCGGCCTCCGGCATGGACCGGGCCCAGGCGGACGGCATGGGCATGCTGGCGACGGTGATGAACGCGCTGGCCATGCAGAGCGCCCTGGAGAAGATCGGCGTCGTGACCCGGGTGCAGAGCGCCGTGCCGATGGCCAGCGTCTGCGAGCCCTTCATCCGCCGCCGCGCCATCCGCCACATGGAGAAGGGGCGCGTGGTCATCTTCGCCGGCGGCACGGGCAACCCCTTCTTCACCACCGACACCGCCGCCGCCCTGCGCGCCGCCGAGATGGGGTGCGACGCGCTGCTGAAGGGCACGCAGGTGGACGGCATCTACGCCGCCGACCCGCGCAAGAACCCGCAGGCCGAGCGCTACGACACGCTGACCTACCTCGACGTGCTGGCCCGTGACCTGGCGGTGATGGATGCCGCCGCCATCTCGCTCGCGCGCGAGAACAAGCTGCCGATCATCGTCTTCAACATCCACGAGCCGGGCGCCTTCACCGCGGTCATGCGGGGCGAGGGCCGCTTCACCACGGTCGTGGAGCACTGA
- a CDS encoding IS5 family transposase, which produces MWTPAARAQLARGSQPYATCLTDAEWALVEPFLPSPAKTGRPRSWPMRRVVDAILYVLRTGCAWAHLPRDFPPPGTVHRWFLRLSRRGTFERLAHALIMADRERVGREASPTAAVLDAQSVRSGGVGVKGVRGYDAGKKVTGRKRHALVDTDGRLLLAAVSPACLHDSRGGAALLAMSRRPWPFLARCFADRAYAGPRVARASPVAVTIIGSAPGRKGFAVQPRRWVVERSFAWFGRCRRLARDHEATVGSAVAFFTLAAAMILVRRLAQPL; this is translated from the coding sequence ATGTGGACCCCTGCCGCCCGCGCGCAGCTTGCGCGCGGCTCCCAGCCTTATGCAACGTGCCTGACCGATGCCGAGTGGGCCCTGGTCGAGCCCTTCTTGCCAAGCCCTGCAAAGACCGGACGACCCCGGTCCTGGCCGATGCGGCGGGTGGTCGATGCGATCCTCTACGTGCTTCGTACCGGCTGCGCCTGGGCGCATCTGCCCCGCGACTTCCCGCCGCCCGGGACCGTGCACCGTTGGTTCCTGCGCCTCTCGCGCCGGGGCACCTTCGAGCGACTGGCGCACGCCCTCATCATGGCCGACCGCGAGCGGGTCGGCCGAGAGGCCTCACCGACAGCGGCGGTGTTGGACGCCCAATCCGTCCGCTCGGGCGGTGTCGGCGTGAAAGGTGTCCGCGGCTACGATGCCGGGAAGAAGGTGACGGGCCGCAAGCGCCACGCCCTGGTGGACACGGACGGTAGGCTCCTGCTGGCGGCCGTCTCGCCCGCCTGCCTGCATGACAGCCGCGGCGGTGCGGCCCTCCTGGCCATGTCGCGCCGCCCTTGGCCGTTCCTGGCCCGCTGCTTCGCCGACCGCGCCTACGCCGGTCCGCGTGTCGCCCGAGCCTCCCCCGTCGCCGTTACCATCATCGGCAGCGCACCCGGCCGGAAAGGCTTCGCCGTGCAACCCAGGCGCTGGGTGGTGGAGAGGTCCTTCGCTTGGTTCGGCCGATGCCGACGCCTCGCTCGCGATCACGAGGCCACCGTCGGTTCCGCCGTCGCCTTCTTCACCCTCGCCGCCGCCATGATCCTCGTCCGGCGTCTGGCTCAGCCGTTATGA
- the tsf gene encoding translation elongation factor Ts: MAEITASLVRDLREKTGAGMMDCKKALVETGGDMEAAVDWLRKKGLSAAAKKSGRVAAEGLVAVASAPLKAAMVEVNAETDFVARNEQFQDFAAAVAKVALEAGEDVEAIKAAAFPGGGTVAEKLTSLIATIGENMTIRRAKVFTVPQGVVATYVHNAVKPGLGKIGVLVAVEGATELDALETLGRQVGMHVAATRPEALDIDAVDPAALEREKAVLSEQARASGKPEAIIEKMVEGRIRKYYEEVVLLEQVWVHDGESRVRKVAEKAGAKLTGFARFQLGEGIEKQTGDFAAEVAAAAGTAKA; this comes from the coding sequence ATGGCCGAGATCACGGCATCCCTGGTCCGCGACCTGCGCGAGAAGACCGGCGCCGGCATGATGGACTGCAAGAAGGCGCTGGTGGAGACGGGCGGCGACATGGAGGCCGCGGTCGACTGGCTGCGCAAGAAGGGCCTGTCCGCCGCCGCCAAGAAGTCCGGCCGCGTCGCTGCCGAGGGCCTGGTCGCCGTCGCCTCCGCCCCGCTGAAGGCCGCGATGGTCGAGGTGAACGCCGAGACGGACTTCGTCGCCCGCAACGAGCAGTTCCAGGACTTCGCCGCCGCCGTGGCGAAGGTCGCGCTGGAGGCCGGCGAGGACGTGGAGGCCATCAAGGCCGCGGCCTTCCCGGGCGGCGGCACGGTCGCCGAGAAGCTGACCTCGCTGATCGCCACGATCGGCGAGAACATGACGATCCGCCGCGCCAAGGTCTTCACCGTGCCGCAGGGCGTGGTGGCGACCTATGTCCACAACGCGGTGAAGCCCGGCCTGGGCAAGATCGGCGTGCTGGTGGCCGTCGAGGGCGCGACCGAGCTGGACGCGCTGGAGACGCTGGGCCGCCAGGTCGGCATGCACGTCGCCGCCACCCGCCCGGAGGCGCTCGACATCGACGCCGTCGACCCGGCCGCCCTGGAGCGCGAGAAGGCGGTGCTCTCGGAGCAGGCCCGTGCCTCCGGCAAGCCCGAGGCCATCATCGAGAAGATGGTCGAGGGTCGCATCCGCAAGTACTACGAGGAGGTGGTGCTGCTGGAGCAGGTCTGGGTGCATGACGGCGAGAGCCGGGTGCGCAAGGTGGCCGAGAAGGCCGGCGCCAAGCTGACGGGCTTCGCCCGCTTCCAGCTCGGCGAGGGCATCGAGAAGCAGACCGGCGACTTCGCCGCCGAGGTGGCCGCGGCCGCCGGCACCGCCAAGGCCTGA
- the frr gene encoding ribosome recycling factor, producing the protein MAAAPDLGTLKKDLTRRMDGALETLRKEFSGLRTGRASPALLEPIRVEAYGSNQPLSQVANISVAGPGLLSVQVWDKSVTKAVEVAIRDANLGLNPQAEGQVIRVPLPPLTQERRNDLAKQAAKYAEAAKVAIRGVRRDGMETIKGWETRSEIGKDDSKRWSDDVQKLTDQYVKKIEEALAEKDKDIRAV; encoded by the coding sequence ATGGCCGCCGCACCCGATCTGGGCACCCTGAAGAAGGACCTGACCCGCCGCATGGATGGCGCGCTGGAGACGCTGCGCAAGGAGTTCTCCGGCCTGCGCACCGGCCGCGCGAGCCCCGCCCTGCTGGAGCCGATCCGGGTCGAGGCCTATGGCAGCAACCAGCCGCTGTCGCAGGTCGCCAACATCTCCGTGGCCGGGCCTGGCCTTCTTTCCGTCCAGGTCTGGGACAAGTCCGTGACCAAGGCGGTGGAGGTCGCGATCCGCGACGCCAACCTCGGCCTGAACCCCCAGGCGGAGGGGCAGGTGATCCGCGTCCCCCTGCCGCCGCTGACCCAGGAGCGCCGCAACGACCTGGCCAAGCAGGCGGCCAAGTATGCCGAGGCGGCGAAGGTCGCCATCCGCGGCGTGCGCCGCGACGGCATGGAGACGATCAAGGGCTGGGAGACGAGGTCCGAGATCGGCAAGGACGATTCCAAGCGCTGGTCCGACGACGTGCAGAAGCTGACCGATCAGTACGTGAAGAAGATCGAGGAAGCGCTGGCGGAGAAGGACAAGGACATCCGGGCCGTCTGA
- a CDS encoding phosphatidate cytidylyltransferase: MTRPASAQPDPAGAKRWRDLRKRFLSALVLGPAALLCVWLGAEPYTALLAVGVAILCWEWVHLCGLRTRVLPGAAVPAVVLVAGALAVLERPLAGWAMLGAGFLLAWLVALRADRRGPERVPALWLALGVLYIGIAGLCLIELRHDNLAGRDNVLFLLLCVWASDIGAYAAGRIFGGPKLMPSVSPNKTWSGAAGGLALAMLVGALATTLLLPGSWARAMAVAAILSVATQAGDLLESAIKRHFDVKDSSSLIPGHGGLLDRLDGLLAAAPVAALLAALFGFGAPLWR; this comes from the coding sequence GTGACCCGGCCTGCGTCGGCCCAGCCCGACCCCGCCGGCGCCAAGCGCTGGCGGGACCTGCGCAAGCGCTTCCTCTCGGCCCTGGTGCTCGGCCCCGCCGCGCTGCTCTGCGTCTGGCTGGGGGCGGAGCCCTATACCGCCCTCCTCGCGGTCGGGGTGGCCATCCTCTGCTGGGAATGGGTGCACCTGTGCGGGCTCCGTACCCGCGTCCTGCCCGGTGCTGCGGTCCCGGCCGTGGTGCTGGTGGCCGGCGCGCTCGCCGTGCTGGAGCGGCCGCTCGCCGGCTGGGCAATGCTGGGGGCCGGCTTCCTCCTGGCCTGGCTCGTGGCGCTGCGGGCCGACCGGCGCGGGCCGGAGCGGGTGCCGGCGCTCTGGCTGGCGCTCGGCGTCCTCTACATCGGCATCGCCGGACTCTGCCTGATCGAGTTGCGGCACGACAATCTGGCCGGGCGGGACAACGTCCTGTTCCTGCTGCTCTGCGTCTGGGCCAGCGACATCGGCGCCTATGCCGCCGGGCGGATCTTCGGCGGGCCGAAGCTGATGCCCTCCGTCTCCCCAAACAAGACCTGGTCCGGGGCGGCGGGCGGCCTGGCCCTGGCCATGCTGGTCGGGGCCCTGGCCACCACCCTGCTGCTGCCGGGGTCCTGGGCCCGGGCCATGGCCGTGGCGGCCATCCTCTCCGTCGCCACCCAGGCGGGCGACCTGCTGGAGAGCGCGATCAAGCGTCACTTCGACGTGAAGGACAGCTCCAGCCTCATCCCCGGCCATGGCGGCCTGCTGGACCGGCTGGACGGGCTGCTGGCCGCGGCGCCGGTCGCCGCGCTGCTGGCCGCCCTCTTCGGCTTCGGGGCCCCCCTGTGGCGCTGA
- the dxr gene encoding 1-deoxy-D-xylulose-5-phosphate reductoisomerase produces the protein MTRRITVLGSTGSVGRSTLALLEAAAPGEFAVEALVAGRDAAALAEQARRHRPAIAVLAEDSALPALREALAGTGIACAAGRAAVAEAASRPADWTMAAIVGAAGLGPTLAALRRGGTLALANKEALVCAGPIVLRAAAASGATLLPVDSEHNAIFQALDSRLPAVPEKIVLTASGGPFRNASLAEMAAATPEQAVRHPVWSMGAKISVDSATMFNKGLEVIEAARLFPVAPERIEVLVHPQSAVHGMVQYADGSILAQLGSPDMRTPIAHALAWPARMHVDVPRLDLAALGRLEFFPPDPKRFPALRLVREALSAGGGAPTILNAANEVAVARFLDRRLGFLDIARVVEATLDGLGAPAAEELDAVLALDAAARVAADAAADRLAG, from the coding sequence CTGACCCGGCGGATCACGGTGCTGGGCAGCACCGGCTCGGTGGGGCGCTCCACCCTGGCCCTGCTGGAGGCGGCCGCGCCGGGCGAGTTCGCGGTCGAGGCGCTGGTCGCCGGGCGGGATGCCGCCGCCCTGGCGGAGCAGGCGCGCCGGCACCGCCCCGCGATCGCCGTCCTGGCGGAGGACAGCGCGCTGCCCGCGCTGCGCGAGGCGCTGGCCGGCACCGGGATCGCCTGTGCGGCGGGCCGCGCCGCCGTCGCGGAGGCCGCCTCGCGCCCGGCGGACTGGACCATGGCGGCGATCGTGGGCGCCGCCGGGCTGGGCCCGACTCTGGCCGCGCTGCGCCGGGGCGGGACGCTGGCCCTGGCCAACAAGGAAGCGCTGGTCTGCGCCGGCCCCATCGTGCTGCGCGCCGCCGCCGCCTCGGGCGCCACGCTGCTGCCGGTGGATTCCGAGCACAACGCCATCTTCCAGGCGCTCGATTCACGCCTGCCGGCCGTGCCGGAGAAGATCGTCCTCACCGCCTCGGGCGGGCCGTTCCGCAACGCGAGCCTCGCCGAGATGGCCGCGGCCACGCCGGAGCAGGCGGTGCGTCACCCCGTCTGGAGCATGGGCGCGAAGATCAGCGTCGACAGCGCCACGATGTTCAACAAGGGGCTGGAGGTGATCGAGGCGGCGCGCCTGTTCCCCGTGGCCCCGGAGCGGATCGAGGTGCTGGTCCACCCGCAATCCGCCGTGCACGGCATGGTGCAGTACGCCGACGGCTCCATCCTGGCCCAGCTCGGCAGCCCGGACATGCGCACCCCCATCGCCCATGCCCTGGCCTGGCCGGCCCGGATGCATGTCGACGTCCCGCGCCTCGACCTCGCGGCACTGGGCCGGCTGGAGTTCTTTCCGCCCGATCCGAAGCGTTTCCCTGCGTTGCGCCTGGTCCGCGAGGCCTTGTCCGCGGGGGGTGGCGCGCCCACCATTTTGAATGCCGCCAACGAGGTGGCCGTCGCGCGCTTCCTGGACCGCCGTCTGGGCTTCCTGGACATCGCCCGGGTGGTCGAGGCGACGCTGGACGGGCTGGGCGCCCCGGCGGCGGAGGAGCTGGACGCGGTGCTGGCGCTGGACGCTGCGGCCCGGGTCGCCGCGGACGCCGCGGCGGACCGGCTGGCGGGCTGA
- a CDS encoding isoprenyl transferase: MSAASERQPARGATAVPAHVGIIMDGNGRWATARRLPRVMGHRAGAEAARRAIEAAAQAGVGWLTLFAFSSENWRRPQDEVMELTGLLRHYLRNEVAQLVRNGVRLRVIGDRARFGAETMEEIRRAEAATTAGTRLNLNVALSYGSRAEIAAAARSLAEAVADGRLRPEQIDEAVVDRHLTTHGMPDPDLIIRTSGEQRLSNFLLWQAAYAELVFQDVLWPDFDASHLRQALDEFGRRERRFGGR; this comes from the coding sequence ATGAGCGCAGCTTCCGAACGGCAGCCTGCCAGGGGGGCGACGGCGGTGCCGGCGCATGTCGGCATCATCATGGACGGCAACGGACGCTGGGCCACGGCCCGGCGCCTGCCCCGGGTCATGGGCCATCGCGCCGGCGCCGAGGCCGCCCGCCGCGCCATCGAGGCCGCCGCACAGGCCGGCGTGGGCTGGCTGACCCTCTTCGCCTTCTCCTCCGAGAACTGGCGCCGGCCGCAGGACGAGGTCATGGAGCTGACCGGCCTGCTGCGCCATTACCTGCGCAACGAGGTGGCGCAACTGGTCCGCAACGGCGTGCGCCTGCGCGTCATCGGCGACCGCGCCCGCTTCGGGGCGGAGACGATGGAGGAGATCCGCCGCGCCGAGGCGGCGACCACCGCCGGCACCCGGCTGAACCTCAACGTCGCCCTGTCCTACGGCAGCCGCGCCGAGATCGCCGCCGCGGCGCGGTCCCTGGCCGAAGCCGTCGCCGACGGCCGGCTGCGGCCGGAGCAGATCGACGAGGCGGTCGTGGACCGCCACCTCACCACCCACGGCATGCCGGACCCGGACCTGATCATCCGCACCTCGGGAGAGCAGCGGCTTTCCAACTTCCTGCTCTGGCAGGCCGCCTATGCCGAGCTCGTCTTCCAGGACGTCCTCTGGCCCGATTTCGACGCCAGCCACCTGCGGCAGGCCCTGGACGAGTTCGGCCGGCGGGAGCGCCGCTTCGGCGGCCGCTGA
- the rpsB gene encoding 30S ribosomal protein S2 has translation MAMPEVTLRGLLEAGVHFGHHTRRWNPRMAPYIFGVRNQVHILDLQQTVPMMERALKAVRDVVAAGGRVLFVGTKKAAAEYVAEAATRCGQYYVNHRWLGGMLTNWKTITGSIKRLKQMEVQLAGDTQGLTKKEVLMLTREKEKLDRALGGIKEMGGLPDIIFVIDTVKEKLAIEEANKLGIPVVAVCDSNADPKGVAFPIPGNDDAIRAINLYCDMVAGAVFDGISAELQASGVDLGAQESLDEGVMPDDLAEAATDELAAGLSAEVAPEAGPALEGEVQSSPTVGLPATEMEALVQGNQDDGNRAG, from the coding sequence ATGGCGATGCCGGAAGTCACCCTGCGCGGCCTGCTCGAGGCCGGCGTCCACTTCGGCCACCACACGCGCCGCTGGAACCCGCGGATGGCGCCCTACATCTTCGGCGTCCGCAACCAGGTCCACATCCTCGACCTGCAGCAGACCGTGCCGATGATGGAGCGCGCCCTGAAGGCGGTGCGCGACGTGGTCGCGGCCGGCGGGCGCGTGCTGTTCGTGGGCACCAAGAAGGCCGCCGCCGAGTACGTGGCCGAGGCCGCGACGCGCTGCGGCCAGTACTACGTCAACCACCGCTGGCTGGGCGGCATGCTGACGAACTGGAAGACCATCACCGGGTCGATCAAGCGCCTGAAGCAGATGGAGGTGCAGCTCGCCGGCGACACCCAGGGCCTCACCAAGAAGGAGGTCCTGATGCTGACGCGCGAGAAGGAGAAGCTGGACCGAGCCCTGGGCGGCATCAAGGAGATGGGCGGGCTGCCCGACATCATCTTCGTGATCGACACCGTCAAGGAGAAGCTGGCGATCGAGGAGGCCAACAAGCTCGGCATCCCCGTCGTGGCCGTCTGCGACAGCAACGCCGACCCGAAGGGCGTGGCCTTCCCGATCCCGGGCAATGACGACGCGATCCGCGCCATCAACCTGTACTGCGACATGGTCGCCGGCGCCGTCTTCGACGGCATCAGCGCCGAGCTGCAGGCCTCGGGCGTCGACCTGGGCGCCCAGGAGAGCCTGGACGAGGGCGTGATGCCGGACGACCTGGCCGAGGCGGCGACGGACGAGCTGGCCGCCGGCCTCTCGGCCGAGGTGGCGCCGGAGGCCGGCCCCGCCCTGGAGGGCGAGGTGCAGTCCAGCCCGACCGTCGGCCTGCCCGCCACCGAGATGGAGGCGCTGGTCCAGGGCAACCAGGACGACGGCAACCGCGCCGGCTGA
- the dnaE gene encoding DNA polymerase III subunit alpha, whose amino-acid sequence MPGNFVHLHVHSAYSLAEGAIKADKLPGLARKHGMPAVALTDTANMFGALEFAQYATKESVQPIMGCQLWLSRTATEERPDPMRAQPDALVALAMDAQGLENVQTLSSLGWLGEDVSGRPCITLDQLGQHAAGVTLLTGGTAGPVARLLLEGRQAPAEALLRRLHEIFGDRLAMELTRHGTERDRAAEPGLIALADLLGVPLVAGNDVHFAEARMHEAHDALLCIAHGRTLAEPERPRCTPEHWFKPAEAMRELFRDLPEACDNTLAIARRCAVMAETRKPELPICPKVQPGMTEAETVRDMAKRGLEARLDAHGTFDGRGDRSVYRERLAFELDIIEKMGFAGYFLIVADFIQWAKAHDIPVGPGRGSGAGSVAAWALQITDLDPLRFGLLFERFLNPERVSMPDFDIDFCQDRRDEVIDYVRREYGADRVGQIITFGRLQAKAVVRDVGRVMGLPYGQVNRIAELIPFNAAKPVTLQQAIDGEPRLQELQKTDETVERLLATALELEGLYRNASTHAAGVVIGRKPLIEIVPLYRDPRSPDLVTQYSMKYVESASLVKFDFLGLKTLTVLQRAVGILAGQGVEIDLAAIPLDDRKTYEMLARGDAASVFQFESQGMRDVLKMMRPDRFEDLIAAVSLYRPGPMANIPAYCARKHGEPWDAPHPKMRSLVEETYGILVYQEQVMQISQELAGYSLGGADLLRRAMGKKNRAEMEAQRRIFVEGATRNGVPENKAGEIFDLMEKFAEYGFNKSHAAAYALVAYQTAWLKANYPVAFLAASMSLDLGNTDKLAGHMQEASRLGIKVLPPDVNKSGAEFVVEEGNIRFALAAVKRVGLGAMKDLVAARDASGPFRSLEDFADRVDPKLLNKMQLENLARAGAFERLDPNRARVVAGAEAILRRAQSSAEERASDQIGLFGAVADPAAAPPLRLPAIPDWPQLERLSQEAEAVGFHLSAHPLDSYREALAKLKVTPIAKMEQAARAGQGRLRLAGTVIGTKERTTRTGSRMAWVRISDATGSTEVTCFSEVLSKAREILGEGQAVLFTAEARMEGDTLRLTAQDCDSLDKVAGSVRQELRVVIEAQEAIRPVAELLQREGRGKATVIMVPRLDGQREVEIAIPGSWNVSPRLAQAIKALPGVGGVMAA is encoded by the coding sequence ATGCCCGGCAACTTCGTCCATCTGCACGTCCATTCCGCCTATTCCCTGGCGGAAGGCGCCATCAAGGCCGACAAGCTTCCGGGCCTCGCCCGCAAGCACGGCATGCCGGCGGTCGCGCTGACCGACACGGCCAACATGTTCGGCGCGCTGGAATTCGCCCAGTACGCCACCAAGGAGAGCGTGCAGCCGATCATGGGCTGCCAGCTCTGGCTCTCCCGCACCGCCACCGAGGAACGCCCCGACCCCATGCGCGCCCAGCCGGACGCGCTGGTCGCGCTCGCCATGGACGCGCAGGGGCTGGAGAACGTCCAGACGCTCTCCTCGCTGGGCTGGCTGGGCGAGGATGTCTCGGGCCGCCCCTGCATCACCCTGGACCAGCTCGGCCAGCATGCCGCCGGCGTAACGCTGCTGACCGGCGGCACGGCGGGGCCCGTCGCGCGGCTGCTGCTGGAGGGGCGGCAGGCGCCGGCCGAGGCGCTGCTGCGCCGGCTGCACGAGATCTTCGGCGACCGGCTGGCCATGGAGCTGACGCGCCACGGCACGGAGCGCGACCGCGCCGCCGAGCCGGGGCTGATCGCGCTGGCCGACCTGCTGGGCGTGCCGCTGGTGGCGGGCAACGACGTCCACTTCGCCGAGGCGAGGATGCACGAGGCGCACGACGCGCTGCTCTGCATCGCCCATGGCCGCACGCTCGCCGAGCCGGAGCGGCCGCGCTGCACGCCGGAGCACTGGTTCAAGCCCGCCGAGGCGATGCGCGAACTGTTCCGCGACCTGCCCGAGGCCTGCGACAACACCCTGGCCATCGCCCGCCGCTGCGCCGTGATGGCGGAGACGCGCAAGCCGGAGCTGCCGATCTGCCCCAAGGTGCAGCCCGGCATGACCGAGGCGGAGACGGTCCGCGACATGGCGAAGCGCGGGCTGGAGGCGCGGCTGGACGCGCACGGCACCTTCGACGGGCGCGGGGACCGCTCGGTCTATCGCGAGCGCCTCGCCTTCGAGCTCGACATCATCGAGAAGATGGGCTTCGCCGGCTACTTCCTGATCGTGGCCGACTTCATCCAGTGGGCCAAGGCGCACGACATCCCGGTGGGGCCGGGGCGCGGCTCGGGCGCCGGTTCGGTCGCCGCCTGGGCCTTGCAGATCACCGACCTCGACCCGCTGCGCTTCGGCCTGCTGTTCGAGCGCTTCCTGAACCCCGAGCGCGTGTCGATGCCGGATTTCGACATCGACTTCTGCCAGGACCGGCGCGACGAGGTGATCGACTACGTGCGGCGGGAATACGGCGCCGACCGGGTGGGGCAGATCATCACCTTCGGCCGGCTCCAGGCCAAGGCGGTGGTGCGCGACGTGGGCCGGGTGATGGGCCTGCCCTATGGCCAGGTGAACCGGATCGCGGAGCTGATCCCCTTCAACGCGGCCAAGCCGGTGACGCTCCAGCAGGCGATCGACGGCGAGCCGCGGCTGCAGGAGCTGCAGAAGACGGACGAGACGGTGGAGCGGCTGCTGGCCACCGCGCTGGAGCTGGAGGGGCTGTACCGCAACGCCTCCACCCATGCCGCCGGCGTGGTGATCGGGCGCAAGCCGCTGATCGAGATCGTGCCGCTCTACCGCGACCCGCGCTCGCCCGACCTCGTGACGCAGTACTCGATGAAGTATGTCGAGAGCGCCTCGCTGGTGAAGTTCGACTTCCTCGGCCTCAAGACCCTGACCGTGCTGCAACGGGCGGTCGGCATCCTGGCGGGGCAGGGGGTCGAGATCGACCTCGCCGCCATCCCGCTGGACGACCGCAAGACCTACGAGATGCTGGCCCGCGGCGACGCGGCCTCGGTATTCCAGTTCGAATCCCAGGGCATGCGCGACGTCCTCAAGATGATGCGCCCCGACCGGTTCGAGGACCTGATCGCCGCCGTCTCGCTCTACCGCCCCGGCCCGATGGCCAATATCCCCGCCTATTGCGCGCGCAAGCACGGCGAGCCCTGGGACGCGCCGCATCCGAAGATGCGCAGCCTGGTGGAGGAGACCTACGGCATCCTGGTCTACCAGGAGCAGGTGATGCAGATCAGCCAGGAGCTGGCGGGCTACTCGCTCGGCGGCGCCGACCTGCTGCGCCGCGCCATGGGCAAGAAGAACCGCGCGGAGATGGAGGCGCAGCGCAGGATCTTCGTCGAGGGCGCCACACGGAACGGCGTGCCGGAGAACAAGGCCGGCGAGATCTTCGACCTGATGGAGAAGTTCGCGGAGTACGGCTTCAACAAGTCGCACGCCGCCGCCTATGCCCTCGTCGCCTACCAGACCGCCTGGCTGAAGGCGAATTACCCGGTCGCCTTCCTCGCCGCCTCGATGTCGCTCGACCTCGGCAACACGGACAAGCTCGCGGGCCACATGCAGGAGGCCTCGCGCCTGGGCATCAAGGTGCTGCCGCCGGACGTGAACAAGTCCGGCGCGGAGTTCGTGGTGGAGGAGGGCAACATCCGCTTCGCCCTGGCCGCGGTGAAGCGCGTCGGGCTGGGGGCGATGAAGGACCTCGTCGCCGCCCGCGACGCCTCCGGGCCCTTCCGCTCGCTGGAGGATTTCGCCGACCGGGTGGACCCGAAGCTGCTGAACAAGATGCAGCTGGAGAACCTGGCCCGCGCCGGCGCCTTCGAGCGCCTCGACCCCAACCGCGCCCGCGTCGTGGCCGGGGCGGAGGCGATCCTGCGCCGCGCCCAGTCCTCGGCCGAGGAGCGGGCCAGCGACCAGATCGGGCTGTTCGGCGCCGTCGCCGACCCGGCCGCCGCCCCGCCGCTGCGCCTGCCCGCCATCCCGGACTGGCCGCAGCTGGAGCGGCTGTCGCAGGAGGCGGAGGCGGTGGGCTTCCACCTCTCCGCCCATCCGCTGGACAGCTACCGCGAGGCGCTGGCCAAGCTGAAGGTGACGCCGATCGCGAAGATGGAGCAGGCGGCGCGGGCGGGGCAGGGGCGGCTGCGCCTCGCCGGCACGGTGATCGGCACCAAGGAGCGCACCACCCGCACCGGCAGCCGCATGGCCTGGGTGCGAATCTCCGACGCCACCGGCTCCACCGAGGTCACCTGCTTCTCCGAGGTGCTGTCCAAGGCGCGGGAGATCCTGGGGGAGGGGCAGGCCGTGCTCTTCACCGCCGAGGCGCGGATGGAGGGGGACACGCTGCGCCTGACCGCCCAGGATTGCGACTCGCTGGACAAGGTGGCGGGCTCCGTGCGGCAGGAGCTGCGCGTGGTGATCGAGGCGCAGGAGGCGATCCGCCCGGTGGCGGAGCTGCTGCAGCGCGAGGGGCGGGGCAAGGCGACCGTCATCATGGTTCCCCGCCTGGACGGGCAGCGGGAGGTGGAGATCGCCATTCCGGGCTCCTGGAACGTCTCCCCCCGGCTGGCCCAGGCGATCAAGGCGCTGCCCGGGGTGGGAGGGGTCATGGCCGCGTGA